In one window of Gordonia westfalica DNA:
- a CDS encoding phage tail fiber protein: MALATNAMKTALLNAYAAQGTWISLHTADPGSTGASEVSGGTPAYARQQTTWGTPASGSMTGSKVSINVPATTVVAAGVYSAQTSGTYLDKLSIPSTTVSANATIDVTPTITIT; the protein is encoded by the coding sequence ATGGCACTCGCCACCAACGCGATGAAAACCGCCCTGCTCAATGCGTATGCAGCGCAGGGAACGTGGATTTCCCTGCACACCGCCGACCCCGGCAGCACCGGCGCATCCGAGGTGTCGGGCGGTACCCCCGCGTATGCCCGCCAGCAGACGACCTGGGGGACTCCGGCGTCGGGTTCCATGACCGGGTCGAAGGTGTCGATCAACGTGCCCGCCACCACCGTCGTCGCGGCCGGCGTGTACTCGGCGCAAACCTCCGGCACCTATTTGGACAAACTGTCCATCCCCTCCACCACAGTCAGTGCGAACGCCACCATCGACGTCACCCCCACGATCACCATCACGTAG